Proteins from one Dysgonomonas sp. HDW5A genomic window:
- a CDS encoding HU family DNA-binding protein, protein MNEKLSLQDLVDLLSKKAKITKKDADSFFREFFQLILERIFDNDFVKIKDFGTFKLISVSSRESVNVNTGEKIEIPSHYKLSFIPDKVLKNLVNKPFSQFETILLEDGVVFETSVEDDEDIDENEVVESTEVNINKKEDDVDIVNEAGQPTKVESVSENSNTKLEVKEKDTRDTENSKISKPKPSGNQVYPRSFVYTYTSSSSEQNTGSITLTVPKDDLQVGAHASKTEKEAPLQEVQEKKEFPIVLKDLPEIPVIDDDSSVDLNEETVVSSENRVEEIITTEIKESLSEPELEDEVKEQSETSVSENEVSLSAPLIKDIIADDIELESDFESEIETEEDVIIPVPVVEKNIKAEVEKQSSIDDVPQKASKSTFSNQDPERPLFPGEDEEDIIDDSSFVPLNKKLSKEASDIVGEEKDVIETLNARSFAGNNKPTAIRSVSFTDTIDPVDIPYTDYSNPGGISKLRKWLPVILFFLVIVGFLSYGLVKMLTKPYDFEYNLGRTNLSAVDSTTTDENTSSSAQVTDALLDSMKRVQRGLVEDTVKPMKQEPIVAIAQKPEVKQAVESPTTNVVGDADSLTTELINAEKNGFVISDKLKFGILNKAEYHLQKYADENRKESIGTVSSQPTNPDVKTGTASKPQYSTIKRGTTLRTMAATYYGSPDYWVYIYQANKNNIANPNNVPIGTRLLIPSLADYGVYNPKDSKAIQTAKNLETKILRQR, encoded by the coding sequence ATGAATGAAAAACTATCACTTCAAGATTTAGTTGATCTTTTATCGAAGAAAGCTAAAATAACGAAAAAGGATGCAGACTCTTTTTTTAGAGAGTTTTTCCAGTTGATATTGGAACGTATATTTGATAATGACTTTGTCAAAATTAAAGATTTTGGAACCTTTAAATTGATATCGGTAAGTAGCAGAGAAAGCGTTAATGTAAATACCGGTGAGAAAATAGAAATACCATCTCATTATAAATTGAGTTTTATTCCGGATAAAGTTCTCAAAAATTTAGTAAATAAACCATTTTCTCAATTTGAGACAATTCTGTTAGAAGATGGAGTTGTCTTCGAAACATCTGTGGAGGACGATGAAGATATAGATGAGAACGAGGTTGTTGAAAGTACAGAAGTCAATATAAATAAAAAAGAGGACGATGTTGATATCGTCAATGAAGCAGGACAGCCTACTAAGGTGGAGTCTGTTTCTGAAAATTCCAATACAAAATTAGAGGTGAAAGAAAAAGACACACGAGATACCGAAAACTCTAAAATATCAAAACCAAAACCTTCAGGAAATCAGGTTTATCCGAGATCATTTGTGTATACCTACACAAGTTCTTCATCGGAACAAAATACCGGCTCTATTACTTTGACGGTGCCGAAAGATGACCTTCAAGTAGGGGCACATGCTTCGAAGACTGAAAAAGAAGCTCCTTTGCAGGAAGTTCAAGAGAAAAAAGAGTTTCCAATAGTGCTGAAAGATCTTCCGGAGATACCCGTGATAGATGACGATTCTTCTGTTGATTTGAATGAGGAAACTGTGGTTTCGTCAGAAAATAGAGTAGAAGAAATAATCACTACTGAAATAAAAGAGAGTTTATCTGAACCGGAATTAGAGGATGAAGTGAAAGAGCAATCGGAAACTTCTGTGTCAGAAAACGAAGTTTCTTTAAGTGCTCCTTTAATAAAGGATATAATTGCGGATGATATTGAGTTAGAGTCAGATTTTGAATCTGAAATCGAGACTGAAGAGGATGTTATTATTCCTGTTCCTGTTGTTGAAAAAAATATAAAAGCTGAAGTTGAAAAACAATCTTCAATTGACGATGTTCCCCAAAAAGCCTCGAAGTCGACATTTTCGAATCAGGATCCCGAGCGTCCTTTGTTTCCCGGGGAAGATGAAGAGGATATTATAGATGATTCTAGTTTTGTTCCACTCAATAAGAAGCTTTCAAAAGAAGCTTCCGATATTGTTGGTGAAGAGAAGGATGTTATTGAAACTTTGAATGCACGTAGTTTTGCCGGAAATAATAAGCCTACTGCAATCAGGAGTGTATCTTTTACCGATACTATAGATCCGGTTGATATTCCTTATACAGATTATAGTAATCCGGGAGGAATTTCTAAGTTGAGAAAATGGCTACCCGTAATATTGTTCTTCTTAGTAATTGTAGGTTTCTTGAGTTATGGATTGGTTAAAATGCTGACCAAACCTTATGACTTTGAATATAATTTAGGAAGAACCAATTTATCTGCAGTAGACTCAACTACAACGGATGAGAATACCTCTTCGAGTGCTCAGGTAACAGACGCTTTGCTCGATTCAATGAAAAGAGTGCAGCGCGGTCTGGTTGAAGATACCGTGAAGCCAATGAAGCAAGAGCCTATAGTTGCTATTGCTCAAAAGCCGGAAGTAAAACAAGCAGTTGAATCGCCTACTACTAATGTTGTCGGAGATGCAGACTCTTTGACTACAGAGCTTATAAATGCCGAAAAAAACGGCTTTGTTATATCAGATAAACTAAAGTTTGGTATTCTTAATAAAGCGGAGTATCACTTGCAGAAATATGCTGACGAAAATAGAAAAGAATCTATAGGAACAGTATCCTCTCAACCTACTAACCCTGATGTTAAAACAGGTACAGCCTCAAAACCTCAATATTCAACGATTAAGAGAGGTACAACTTTGAGAACGATGGCTGCAACTTATTATGGAAGCCCTGATTACTGGGTTTATATCTATCAAGCAAATAAAAATAATATTGCTAATCCGAATAATGTGCCTATAGGTACTAGATTACTTATACCCTCTTTGGCTGATTATGGAGTCTATAATCCCAAAGATTCAAAAGCAATACAAACCGCAAAAAATCTTGAAACTAAAATTTTAAGACAAAGATAA
- the rimO gene encoding 30S ribosomal protein S12 methylthiotransferase RimO, which yields MKKNRIDVVTLGCSKNLVDSEMLMKQLLANGYTVKHDPEKPEGEIVVINTCGFIGDAKEESINTILGFAEAKKNRKLNKLFVMGCLSERYMEELQAEIPEVDKFYGKFGWKGLITDLGKSFRKDVQYERALTTPAHYAYLKISEGCNRSCSYCSIPIMTGRHQSRPMEEIVSEVESLVAQGVKEFQVIAQDLSYYGLDRYKEMKLPELIERISDVKGVEWIRLHYAYPTKFPYDLLRVIRERDNVCKYLDIALQHISDNMLTKMRRGITKQETLALVKRIRDEVPGIHLRTTFLVGHPDETEADFEELMQFVKEAQFERMGAFPYSNEEGTYAYEKYEDNIPEIVKQERMDMLMAVQERVSLGVNESKIGQHLSVIIDREDADYYVGRTQYDSPEVDPEVLISKDIPLNKGEIYNVIITQAEPFDLYGNIVVPN from the coding sequence ATGAAAAAAAATAGAATTGATGTTGTTACGCTAGGCTGTTCCAAGAACCTAGTAGATTCAGAGATGTTAATGAAACAGCTTCTGGCTAATGGATATACTGTGAAGCATGATCCGGAAAAGCCCGAAGGTGAAATTGTAGTTATAAATACATGTGGATTTATAGGTGATGCAAAAGAAGAGTCGATCAATACGATACTTGGTTTTGCAGAAGCTAAAAAAAACAGAAAGCTGAATAAACTTTTTGTGATGGGATGCCTTTCCGAAAGATACATGGAAGAACTTCAGGCAGAAATACCCGAAGTGGATAAATTCTACGGTAAATTTGGTTGGAAAGGACTTATCACCGATCTAGGGAAATCTTTTAGAAAAGATGTCCAATACGAGAGAGCATTAACAACTCCGGCACATTATGCTTATCTGAAAATATCAGAAGGGTGTAATCGTTCATGTTCGTATTGCTCTATTCCTATTATGACAGGACGTCATCAATCTCGCCCTATGGAAGAGATTGTATCTGAGGTAGAATCGTTGGTTGCCCAGGGTGTTAAGGAATTTCAGGTTATAGCTCAGGATTTATCTTACTATGGGCTTGATCGTTATAAAGAAATGAAACTTCCCGAATTAATCGAACGTATCTCCGATGTAAAAGGTGTTGAGTGGATTCGTCTCCATTATGCCTATCCGACTAAATTTCCTTATGATTTGCTTCGTGTAATACGCGAGAGAGATAATGTATGCAAATACCTGGATATTGCCCTTCAGCATATAAGCGATAATATGTTGACAAAAATGAGACGTGGTATAACAAAACAAGAAACTCTGGCTCTTGTAAAGAGAATTAGAGATGAAGTTCCTGGAATTCACCTCAGAACCACATTTTTGGTGGGACATCCGGATGAAACGGAGGCCGATTTTGAAGAATTGATGCAGTTTGTAAAAGAGGCTCAGTTCGAACGAATGGGAGCTTTTCCTTATTCAAATGAAGAAGGCACTTATGCGTACGAAAAATATGAAGATAATATTCCCGAAATAGTTAAACAGGAAAGAATGGATATGTTAATGGCTGTACAGGAGCGTGTCTCTTTAGGCGTTAATGAATCTAAGATCGGGCAACATCTTTCGGTAATTATAGACAGAGAAGATGCCGATTATTATGTAGGGCGTACCCAATATGATTCTCCGGAAGTAGATCCGGAAGTATTGATATCAAAAGATATACCGTTGAACAAAGGCGAGATTTATAATGTTATTATAACTCAGGCAGAGCCTTTTGATTTGTATGGAAATATTGTTGTTCCCAATTGA
- the lysS gene encoding lysine--tRNA ligase, giving the protein MSILELSEQEIFRRKSLDEMRQLGIDPYPAALYETNAYSVEIKDNFKDGAERRQVAIAGRIMSRRIAGKAAFVDLQDSEGRIQLYITRDDICPDENKDLYNVVFKKLLDIGDFIGITGYVFRTQMGEISVHAETLTVLSKSLRPLPVVKVKDGVTYDGFTDPEMRYRQRYVDLIVNEGVKDIFLKRTKVFNSMRNLFNEKGYIEVDTPVLQSIPGGASARPFITHHNALNIPLYLRIANELYLKRMIVGGFDGVYEFSRNFRNEGMDRTHNPEFTVMEIYVAYKDYIWMMEFTEQMIEKVCLDVLGTTEVQVGDNLINFKAPYKRVTMIDAIKDHTGIDINGMNEEQLREVCKQLGVDQDETMGKGKLIDEIFGEKCEGKYIQPTFITDYPIEMSPLCKRHRTNPELTERFELMVNGKELANAYSELNDPIDQRNRFEEQLQLSAKGDDEAMFIDQDFLRALEYGMPPTSGMGIGMDRLVMLLTGQTSIQEVLLFPQMRPEKVAKKDAATKYTEIGIPEEWVSAIQKAGYLTIEGLGEANPNKLRQELCELNKKHKLELANPKEEEVQAWVNNAKK; this is encoded by the coding sequence ATGAGTATCCTAGAATTAAGTGAACAAGAAATTTTCCGAAGAAAAAGTTTAGACGAAATGCGTCAACTGGGTATCGATCCGTACCCTGCTGCGTTGTATGAAACGAATGCATATTCGGTTGAAATAAAAGACAACTTTAAAGATGGTGCAGAGCGTCGTCAGGTGGCAATTGCCGGTCGTATAATGAGCCGTCGTATTGCAGGAAAAGCTGCTTTTGTAGATCTTCAGGATTCTGAAGGACGTATTCAGTTGTATATCACCAGAGATGATATTTGTCCTGATGAGAATAAAGATCTGTATAACGTAGTTTTCAAGAAACTTTTGGATATAGGTGACTTTATCGGAATTACGGGATATGTATTCCGTACTCAGATGGGCGAAATATCTGTTCATGCCGAAACTTTGACTGTATTATCTAAATCACTTCGTCCTTTGCCCGTAGTTAAGGTAAAAGATGGAGTAACTTATGATGGATTTACCGATCCCGAAATGCGCTACCGTCAGCGTTATGTTGACCTGATAGTGAACGAAGGTGTAAAAGATATATTTTTAAAACGTACAAAAGTATTTAATTCGATGCGTAATCTTTTTAATGAAAAAGGTTACATCGAAGTTGATACACCAGTGTTACAGAGTATACCCGGAGGAGCATCAGCACGTCCGTTTATAACTCACCATAATGCCCTTAATATTCCTCTTTATCTGAGAATAGCCAACGAGTTGTACTTGAAACGTATGATTGTAGGTGGTTTTGATGGTGTGTATGAATTTTCACGTAACTTCCGCAACGAAGGTATGGATCGTACGCATAATCCCGAATTTACTGTAATGGAAATCTATGTAGCCTACAAAGACTATATCTGGATGATGGAATTTACAGAGCAAATGATAGAAAAGGTTTGTTTGGATGTATTGGGAACAACAGAAGTGCAGGTAGGGGACAATCTGATTAATTTTAAAGCTCCTTACAAACGTGTAACGATGATTGATGCGATCAAAGATCATACAGGTATTGATATCAATGGTATGAACGAGGAGCAACTTCGTGAAGTTTGTAAGCAACTTGGTGTTGATCAGGATGAAACAATGGGTAAGGGTAAACTTATCGACGAAATATTTGGTGAAAAATGTGAGGGTAAATACATTCAGCCTACATTTATTACCGATTATCCGATTGAAATGTCACCTTTATGTAAACGTCATAGAACGAATCCCGAATTAACGGAGCGTTTCGAATTGATGGTTAATGGTAAGGAATTGGCAAATGCTTATTCTGAATTAAATGACCCTATTGACCAACGTAACCGCTTTGAGGAGCAATTACAACTTTCGGCAAAAGGAGATGATGAGGCGATGTTTATCGATCAGGACTTCCTTCGTGCTTTAGAGTATGGTATGCCTCCAACATCGGGAATGGGTATAGGTATGGATCGTTTGGTAATGTTATTGACAGGGCAAACCTCTATTCAGGAAGTGTTACTTTTCCCTCAAATGAGACCCGAAAAAGTAGCAAAGAAAGATGCTGCCACAAAATATACAGAAATAGGAATTCCCGAAGAATGGGTATCAGCTATTCAAAAAGCCGGTTATTTGACAATAGAAGGCTTGGGAGAAGCTAACCCTAACAAATTACGTCAGGAGTTGTGCGAATTAAACAAAAAGCACAAACTCGAATTGGCTAATCCAAAAGAAGAAGAGGTACAAGCATGGGTTAACAATGCTAAAAAATAA
- a CDS encoding HU family DNA-binding protein, whose product MTNKELIAELSKRLEWTQAQTSKIMEDAVSVINTNLANSDSINIQGFGLFETKRRQERMSVNPVSKQRFLVPPKITPAFRPGQVVKDKLKKLSENE is encoded by the coding sequence ATGACAAATAAAGAATTAATTGCAGAACTGTCTAAAAGGTTAGAGTGGACACAAGCTCAAACATCAAAGATTATGGAGGATGCTGTATCTGTAATTAACACTAATCTGGCTAATTCTGATTCTATAAATATACAAGGGTTTGGATTGTTTGAAACAAAAAGACGCCAGGAGCGGATGTCTGTAAATCCAGTTTCAAAACAACGTTTTCTGGTACCACCAAAGATTACTCCGGCATTTCGCCCCGGGCAAGTCGTGAAAGATAAATTAAAAAAGTTGTCCGAGAATGAATGA